One window of the Solanum stenotomum isolate F172 chromosome 11, ASM1918654v1, whole genome shotgun sequence genome contains the following:
- the LOC125844865 gene encoding F-box/LRR-repeat protein At3g03360-like produces the protein MERQRELMVGADRLSDLPDSILLHILSMLPNNKEVVRTSVLSERWQFLWKFVPTSLNFNFPISDNENVTRDYLVSIHRELYYWRSCEKIRKLRVWGLKYEERYAKDVDIWVHFATRLANIEDLELGLLTNNRRYEFPQFAYKTASLRNLVLWNCRLNPFGNVNWSSLVSLSIVYMGFTDGVVEKVLSGCPNVEYLELENFLGIHRLEIRSMKLRELIIRDYKNENHDLWLELLAPYIQKLQILGLCSEICIINVASLVTAVLCFDFDFEDEEQNLEREFRFFKELLHSVAHVENLNLGSWCIECLSILELTGWEFPPSSRKFLELGVEFEQLDFPGICCFLQSTLDLETLVIDWYDVESGDLLSRYINEDEQIRRFESHSFNGSFPYLKTIKILNFYGFVLPLVKYLLKHAIVLEKFDIVVVYQGSDVSTHYATQWHKSSQAIQDPLRMLQLTFLIDDFGPLPFVNIATYLTSITLCLKLSGLSCQKKLGLHLSISKEVLVVLHV, from the exons ATGGAAAGGCAGCGGGAACTCATGGTGGGAGCAGACCGACTTAGCGATTTACCCGATTCAATCCTACTTCACATCCTCTCTATGTTGCCGAACAATAAAGAAGTTGTGAGAACTAGTGTATTGTCTGAACGATGGCAGTTTCTCTGGAAATTCGTTCCAACATCACTCAATTTCAACTTCCCGATTAGTGACAATGAAAATGTCACTCGTGATTACCTAGTTTCTATCCACAGAGAACTTTATTATTGGAGGTCTTGCGAAAAAATTCGGAAACTCAGAGTGTGGGGCCTTAAGTATGAGGAGCGTTATGCTAAAGATGTTGATATATGGGTTCATTTTGCGACTAGACTTGCTAATATTGAAGATCTTGAACTTGGTCTTCTTACCAATAACCGAAGATATGAGTTTCCTCAATTTGCATATAAAACTGCATCGTTGAGGAATTTGGTGTTATGGAACTGCCGGTTGAACCCTTTTGGAAATGTTAACTGGAGTAGTCTCGTTTCTCTTTCAATTGTTTACATGGGATTCACAGATGGTGTCGTGGAAAAGGTATTATCTGGTTGCCCTAACGTGGAGTACTTGGAATTGGAAAATTTTTTAGGCATACATCGTTTGGAAATAAGATCTATGAAGTTGAGAGAATTGATTATACGCGACTATAAAAATGAGAATCATGACCTTTGGCTCGAATTATTAGCCCCTTACATTCAAAAACTGCAAATTTTGGGGTTGTGCAGTGAGATATGCATCATAAATGTGGCATCACTTGTGACTGCGGTgctttgttttgattttgattttgaggaCGAAGAACAAAACTTGGAGAGGGAATTTAGGTTTTTTAAGGAACTTCTTCATAGCGTTGCCCACGTCGAGAATCTTAACTTGGGATCCTGGTGCATAGAG TGCTTGTCCATCTTGGAGTTGACAGGGTGGGAGTTTCCACCATCAAGCCGGAAGTTCTTAGAACTTGGTGTGGAATTTGAACAGTTGGACTTCCCTGGAATTTGCTGTTTTCTGCAGAGCACACTGGATCTTGAGACATTGGTCATTGATTGGTACGATGTTGAATCTGGA GACTTGCTGTCAAGGTACATAAATGAGGATGAACAGATCAGGAGGTTTGAGTCCCATAGTTTTAATGGCTCATTTCCATATCTGAAGACCATCAAGATCCTTAACTTTTATGGATTTGTGCTGCCATTGGTAAAATATTTGCTGAAGCATGCAATTGTGCTAGAAAAGTTTGACATTGTTGTTGTATACCAAGGGAGTGATGTGTCTACGCATTATGCTACACAATGGCACAAGAGCTCGCAAGCTATCCAAGATCCTCTCCGCATGCTTCAGTTGACTTTTCTTATTGATGACTTTGGTCCCCTACCGTTTGTTAATATCGCAACATACTTGACATCTATAACTTTATGTTTGAAGTTGTCCGGTTTGAGCTGTCAGAAAAAGCTTGGATTGCACTTGTCAATATCCAAGGAGGTGTTGGTAGTTCTTCATGTCTAA